A section of the Phaseolus vulgaris cultivar G19833 chromosome 8, P. vulgaris v2.0, whole genome shotgun sequence genome encodes:
- the LOC137824864 gene encoding uncharacterized protein codes for MPIHGEVHTISGGLSGGEPTASQRKRYVRSVNSVAEEFFDDFWESDLVFTRADLRDVVPHDNDPVVISVVTAGRTVHRVLVDQGSSADDMFWSTLNKLQLSPDLLRSYTGCLYGFADNPIEVCGYLELRTTFTNGAASRTESIRYLVVNANSAYNILLGRPALNRLRAVSSTRHMKMKLPDLSGKVIVIRSDQEEARKCYENSLKTKRGVVMVIE; via the coding sequence ATGCCAATCCATGGAGAGGTGCACACCATTTCTGGTGGCTTATCCGGAGGAGAGCCCACTGCCTCTCAGCGTAAGAGGTATGTGAGGTCAGTGAATTCAGTTGCTGAGGAATTTTTCGATGACTTttgggagtcggacctcgtgttcactAGAGCTGACCTACGTGACGTCgtcccacatgacaatgacccaGTGGTCATTTCGGTCGTCACCGCCGGGAGAACGGTGCAtagggttctcgtcgaccagggcagttcCGCAGATGacatgttttggtcgaccttgaacaagctacagttgtcccctgacttGTTGAGGTCCTACAccggatgcttgtatgggttcgcggACAACCCAATCGAGGTATGTGGCTATCTAGAGCTAAGGACAACGTTTACCAATGGAGCGGCGTCACGTACCGAGAGCATTCGGTACTTAGTAGTAAACGCcaattcagcctacaacatcttgttgggcagaccaGCGCTGAATAGGCTAAGGGCAGTGTCCTcaacgcgccacatgaagatgaagttaccAGATCTTAGTGGCAAAGTGATTGTAATCAGGTCAGATCAGGAAGAGGCccgaaaatgctatgaaaatagcctgaagacaaagagaggcgtggtGATGGTGATTGAATGA